The following coding sequences lie in one Carassius carassius chromosome 1, fCarCar2.1, whole genome shotgun sequence genomic window:
- the LOC132158722 gene encoding uncharacterized protein LOC132158722 isoform X2 has protein sequence MATGPLPPTEMSAISSSSDDPVIRILLMGRKGSGKSSSGNTILRGKKFKLKKQEAEVCDAEAKVGEKQVAVIDCPDLLDPDLSKERLEEMKDQLLSRCSAGLSSVLLTVPLEKPLENEEEILDFIKGLFGPEVQKYIMILFTHEDDLEELDEPQTIDEYLQYHEDLQRLVTVCGGKFYCFNNKSKSDDQVQELLQKIEGRMEENRGKFSMERMKRSESKDIVTNFSEGSSVDEDPDDIQIPERKNQIRLVLLGKTGAGKSAAGNTIIGKRVFKSTVSSNSETKQCQSETTERMGKNISVIDTPGIYDNELSNEEVIKELVKCITYASPGPHAFIIVIKVGRFTEEEKNTIKELKEVFGEKIEKYAMVIFTHKDQLDKKKQTIDEFLQESDPDLKKLVQSCGNRFFCLDNESSSYSQFKDLLSKIEKMVSENGGHFTNDLFEGTEKCIREIQKQKLREKVEQLKQKQKGGIITEWQIMYWSLAEESRQEALHVMFSEVYIAAIARLMGKVVVTPEEEESTIKEAESLGISRGEAVRLAFRATRKLANQRICVIQ, from the exons GTTCTGGGAAAAGCTCATCTGGAAACACCATACTGAGAGGAAAAAAGTTTAAACTTAAAAAGCAGGAAGCTGAAGTTTGTGATGCAGAAGCAAAGGTTGGAGAGAAGCAGGTTGCTGTGATTGATTGTCCAGATCTACTGGATCCAGATCTGAGTAAAGAACGGCTGGAGGAGATGAAAGATCAGCTGCTCTCTCGATGTTCAGCAGGTCTCAGTTCAGTTCTGCTCACCGTTCCTCTAGAGAAACCACTGGAAAATGAGGAAGAGATCTTGGATTTTATTAAGGGTTTATTTGGTCCTGAAGTTCAAAAGTACATCatgatcctgttcacacatgaagATGATCTGGAGGAACTGGATGAACCACAGACCATTGATGAATATCTGCAATACCACGAGGATCTCCAGCGACTGGTGACTGTATGTGGAGGAAAGTTTTACTGTTTCAATAACAAGAGCAAATCAGATGATCAGGTACAAGAACTACTGCAGAAGATTGAAGGAAGGATGGAGGAAAACAGAGGGAAATTTAGCATGGAACGAATGAAGAGGAGTGAAAGCAAGGACATTGTAACAAATT TTTCAGAAGGAAGTTCAGTGGATGAAGATCCAGATGACATTCAGATTCCTGAGAGGAAAAACCAGATCAGGCTGGTTCTGTTGGGAAAAACTGGAGCTGGGAAAAGTGCTGCAGGAAACACTATCATTGGTAAAAGAGTGTTTAAATCCACTGTCAGCTCAAACTCTGAAACAAAACAGTGTCAGTCAGAAACCACTGAGAGGATGGGTAAAAATATCTCCGTGATCGACACGCCTGGAATTTATGATAATGAACTCAGTAATGAGGAGGTTATTAAAGAATTAGTGAAATGCATAACGTATGCCTCTCCAGGACCGCATGCTTTTATTATTGTGATAAAAGTGGGTCGATTCACTGAGGaggagaaaaatacaataaaggaGCTAAAAGAAGTGTTTGGAGAAAAAATAGAGAAATATGCCATGGTCATCTTCACACACAAAGATCAGTTAGATAAGAAAAAGCAAACCATTGATGAGTTTCTACAGGAAAGTGATCCAGATCTTAAGAAGCTGGTACAGAGCTGTGGAAACCGATTCTTCTGTTTAGACAATGAATCTTCCAGTTACTCACAGTTCAAAGATCTTCTGAGTAAAATAGAGAAGATGGTGAGTGAGAATGGAGGCCACTTTACTAATGACCTGTTTGAAGGAACAGAGAAATGCATTCGGGAGATTCAGAAACAGAAACTGCGTGAGAAAGTGGAGCAgttaaaacagaaacagaaagggGGCATTATAACAGAATGGCAGATAATGTATTGGAGTTTAGCAGAGGAGTCTCGACAGGAAGCTCTGCATGTTATGTTCAGTGAAGTGTACATAGCAGCTATAGCCAGACTCATGGGGAAGGTGGTGGTGACTCCTGAGGAGGAAGAGAGCACCATAAAGGAGGCTGAGAGCTTAGGAATCAGTCGTGGAGAGGCAGTTCGACTTGCATTCAGAGCCACACGGAAGCTAGCAAACCAGAGGATCTGTGTGATTCAGTGA
- the LOC132158722 gene encoding uncharacterized protein LOC132158722 isoform X1 — protein sequence MLIAFAFWEAFSLTCDLSNTVKMATGPELPTEMSAISSSSDDPVIRILLMGRKGSGKSSSGNTILRGKKFKLKKQEAEVCDAEAKVGEKQVAVIDCPDLLDPDLSKERLEEMKDQLLSRCSAGLSSVLLTVPLEKPLENEEEILDFIKGLFGPEVQKYIMILFTHEDDLEELDEPQTIDEYLQYHEDLQRLVTVCGGKFYCFNNKSKSDDQVQELLQKIEGRMEENRGKFSMERMKRSESKDIVTNFSEGSSVDEDPDDIQIPERKNQIRLVLLGKTGAGKSAAGNTIIGKRVFKSTVSSNSETKQCQSETTERMGKNISVIDTPGIYDNELSNEEVIKELVKCITYASPGPHAFIIVIKVGRFTEEEKNTIKELKEVFGEKIEKYAMVIFTHKDQLDKKKQTIDEFLQESDPDLKKLVQSCGNRFFCLDNESSSYSQFKDLLSKIEKMVSENGGHFTNDLFEGTEKCIREIQKQKLREKVEQLKQKQKGGIITEWQIMYWSLAEESRQEALHVMFSEVYIAAIARLMGKVVVTPEEEESTIKEAESLGISRGEAVRLAFRATRKLANQRICVIQ from the exons GTTCTGGGAAAAGCTCATCTGGAAACACCATACTGAGAGGAAAAAAGTTTAAACTTAAAAAGCAGGAAGCTGAAGTTTGTGATGCAGAAGCAAAGGTTGGAGAGAAGCAGGTTGCTGTGATTGATTGTCCAGATCTACTGGATCCAGATCTGAGTAAAGAACGGCTGGAGGAGATGAAAGATCAGCTGCTCTCTCGATGTTCAGCAGGTCTCAGTTCAGTTCTGCTCACCGTTCCTCTAGAGAAACCACTGGAAAATGAGGAAGAGATCTTGGATTTTATTAAGGGTTTATTTGGTCCTGAAGTTCAAAAGTACATCatgatcctgttcacacatgaagATGATCTGGAGGAACTGGATGAACCACAGACCATTGATGAATATCTGCAATACCACGAGGATCTCCAGCGACTGGTGACTGTATGTGGAGGAAAGTTTTACTGTTTCAATAACAAGAGCAAATCAGATGATCAGGTACAAGAACTACTGCAGAAGATTGAAGGAAGGATGGAGGAAAACAGAGGGAAATTTAGCATGGAACGAATGAAGAGGAGTGAAAGCAAGGACATTGTAACAAATT TTTCAGAAGGAAGTTCAGTGGATGAAGATCCAGATGACATTCAGATTCCTGAGAGGAAAAACCAGATCAGGCTGGTTCTGTTGGGAAAAACTGGAGCTGGGAAAAGTGCTGCAGGAAACACTATCATTGGTAAAAGAGTGTTTAAATCCACTGTCAGCTCAAACTCTGAAACAAAACAGTGTCAGTCAGAAACCACTGAGAGGATGGGTAAAAATATCTCCGTGATCGACACGCCTGGAATTTATGATAATGAACTCAGTAATGAGGAGGTTATTAAAGAATTAGTGAAATGCATAACGTATGCCTCTCCAGGACCGCATGCTTTTATTATTGTGATAAAAGTGGGTCGATTCACTGAGGaggagaaaaatacaataaaggaGCTAAAAGAAGTGTTTGGAGAAAAAATAGAGAAATATGCCATGGTCATCTTCACACACAAAGATCAGTTAGATAAGAAAAAGCAAACCATTGATGAGTTTCTACAGGAAAGTGATCCAGATCTTAAGAAGCTGGTACAGAGCTGTGGAAACCGATTCTTCTGTTTAGACAATGAATCTTCCAGTTACTCACAGTTCAAAGATCTTCTGAGTAAAATAGAGAAGATGGTGAGTGAGAATGGAGGCCACTTTACTAATGACCTGTTTGAAGGAACAGAGAAATGCATTCGGGAGATTCAGAAACAGAAACTGCGTGAGAAAGTGGAGCAgttaaaacagaaacagaaagggGGCATTATAACAGAATGGCAGATAATGTATTGGAGTTTAGCAGAGGAGTCTCGACAGGAAGCTCTGCATGTTATGTTCAGTGAAGTGTACATAGCAGCTATAGCCAGACTCATGGGGAAGGTGGTGGTGACTCCTGAGGAGGAAGAGAGCACCATAAAGGAGGCTGAGAGCTTAGGAATCAGTCGTGGAGAGGCAGTTCGACTTGCATTCAGAGCCACACGGAAGCTAGCAAACCAGAGGATCTGTGTGATTCAGTGA